The following proteins come from a genomic window of Achromobacter deleyi:
- a CDS encoding DUF169 domain-containing protein, which produces MEETTQETPRDWAALVDELNRLLRLKTTVIGMKLFEDEAALAGVKGLRRPKATHTTDQVVGMAARLGWTVGITGDDLVGSQCRAVIGLGPQDEAWRSGKEYVGVWHATEADARARQEALSCVPAGKYRALAVSPLASGRLDPPDICLVYATPGQMIILINGLQWKHYRRFDWSVVGETACADSWGRALATGEPSLSLPCYAERRYGGVPDEEMLMALPPRYLPMAIEGMKALSANGLRYPIPPYGIQNDVRAGMGVSYAQPPRA; this is translated from the coding sequence ATGGAAGAGACAACGCAAGAGACCCCCCGGGACTGGGCGGCGCTGGTCGATGAGCTGAATCGGCTGCTGCGGCTCAAGACCACGGTCATCGGCATGAAGCTGTTCGAGGACGAGGCGGCGCTGGCCGGGGTGAAGGGGCTGCGGCGCCCCAAGGCCACGCACACCACCGACCAGGTCGTCGGCATGGCGGCGCGGCTGGGCTGGACGGTGGGCATCACCGGCGATGACCTGGTCGGATCGCAGTGCCGCGCCGTGATCGGGCTGGGGCCGCAGGACGAGGCCTGGCGCAGCGGCAAGGAATACGTCGGCGTGTGGCACGCCACCGAGGCCGACGCGCGCGCCCGGCAGGAAGCCCTGTCCTGTGTGCCGGCGGGCAAGTACCGCGCCCTGGCGGTGTCGCCGCTGGCCTCGGGCCGGCTCGACCCGCCCGACATCTGCCTGGTGTACGCCACGCCGGGGCAGATGATCATCCTGATCAACGGCTTGCAATGGAAGCACTACCGGCGCTTCGACTGGAGCGTGGTGGGCGAGACCGCCTGTGCCGATTCCTGGGGGCGGGCGCTGGCCACCGGCGAACCCAGCCTGTCCTTGCCCTGTTATGCCGAACGCCGCTACGGCGGCGTGCCGGACGAGGAAATGCTGATGGCGTTGCCGCCGCGCTACCTGCCCATGGCGATCGAAGGAATGAAGGCGCTGTCGGCCAACGGCCTGCGCTATCCAATCCCGCCCTACGGCATCCAGAACGACGTGCGCGCCGGCATGGGCGTGAGCTACGCGCAGCCGCCACGCGCTTGA
- a CDS encoding LysR family transcriptional regulator yields the protein MIDALTLDQLRVFAAVADTGSFRAAAKQLARVQSAVSHAIANMETQLGLRLFDRGGHRPVMTPEGQALLANARDILLRVDAMRARAQGLGEGVELELSLVVDTLYPIAQVGAALNRLRAAYPSVATRVAVLPLGGPIAALLDGSHQLGIIAGEHFRHPRIAMQALSSVQMVAVVAASHPLAARVADGPPLATPELADHLQVVQIDPSTLSAGRDFAVLSPQTCRVSGQDTKHALILAGVGWGRLPLWLVERDLAEGRLLRLPTGSLGRGSQVATEIYLAHRIDQPLGPAARTLAAALAGA from the coding sequence ATGATAGACGCCCTCACACTGGACCAGCTACGCGTGTTCGCCGCCGTGGCCGACACCGGCAGTTTCCGCGCCGCCGCCAAGCAGCTGGCGCGGGTGCAGTCGGCCGTCAGCCACGCCATCGCCAACATGGAAACCCAGCTGGGCCTGCGGCTGTTCGACCGCGGCGGCCACCGCCCCGTCATGACCCCGGAAGGCCAGGCCCTGTTGGCCAACGCCCGCGACATCCTGCTGCGGGTCGACGCCATGCGGGCCCGCGCCCAGGGCCTGGGCGAAGGGGTCGAGCTGGAGCTGTCGCTGGTAGTGGACACGCTGTATCCGATCGCGCAGGTCGGCGCCGCGCTGAACCGCCTGCGGGCGGCCTATCCGTCGGTGGCCACCCGCGTCGCGGTGCTGCCGCTGGGCGGGCCGATCGCCGCGCTGCTGGACGGCAGCCACCAGCTGGGCATCATCGCCGGCGAGCATTTCCGCCATCCGCGTATCGCGATGCAGGCGCTGTCCTCGGTGCAAATGGTGGCCGTGGTGGCCGCCAGCCACCCTCTGGCCGCTCGCGTGGCCGACGGCCCGCCGCTGGCCACGCCCGAGCTGGCCGACCACCTGCAGGTGGTGCAGATCGACCCGTCCACGCTCAGCGCCGGCCGCGACTTCGCGGTGCTGTCGCCGCAGACCTGCCGCGTCAGCGGCCAGGACACCAAGCACGCGCTGATCCTGGCCGGCGTCGGCTGGGGCCGGCTGCCGCTGTGGCTGGTCGAGCGCGATCTGGCCGAGGGCCGCCTGCTGCGCCTGCCCACCGGCAGCCTGGGACGCGGCAGCCAGGTCGCCACCGAGATCTACCTGGCGCACCGCATCGACCAGCCGCTGGGACCGGCCGCGCGCACGCTGGCGGCGGCGCTGGCCGGCGCCTGA
- a CDS encoding GNAT family N-acetyltransferase → MIIRNAEVGDSADIVELLAQLGYPGTQGFVPEKIERLLGHRDAELLVAEDGGQLLGFIGLHFMVQLALPGDFCRITYFCVSDAARGSGVGRALEEAAAALALGRGCDRVEVHCHERRADAHRFYYRQGYEESPKYLMKSCRP, encoded by the coding sequence ATGATCATCCGCAACGCAGAAGTCGGCGACAGCGCCGATATCGTCGAATTGCTGGCCCAGCTGGGCTATCCGGGCACCCAGGGCTTCGTGCCCGAGAAGATCGAGCGCCTGTTGGGCCACCGCGACGCCGAGCTGTTGGTGGCCGAGGATGGCGGCCAGTTGCTGGGGTTCATCGGCCTGCATTTCATGGTGCAGTTGGCGCTGCCGGGCGATTTCTGCCGCATCACCTATTTCTGCGTCAGTGACGCGGCCCGCGGCAGCGGGGTGGGGCGGGCGCTGGAAGAGGCCGCGGCGGCCCTGGCGCTGGGCCGTGGCTGCGACCGCGTCGAGGTGCATTGCCACGAGCGCCGCGCCGATGCGCACCGCTTCTACTACCGCCAGGGCTATGAAGAGTCGCCCAAGTACCTGATGAAATCCTGCCGGCCCTGA
- a CDS encoding LysR family transcriptional regulator, with translation MMNLIHWRLLLAVVDAGNITHAAKQVGMTQSGASQAIAQLKHHLGAPLFTRERRQSVPTALGLRVAHEARAMLAAHGRIQALGREASGAPGGVLRLASFPMVFSTILPPVLRRFRQLHPAIEVVPLEASDSEIETLLAAGTVDVGVVLNPPARRGACPLGEDDWVAVLPASHPLARGASVALAQLAAQPFVLATGGCSVHAASVAADAGLALADVRATVMEWSSAYALVRDNVGVALVPELTLPENRRGLRVLPLAAPVRRRFALAASPQAAGSPAALALFEMLRQDDSRA, from the coding sequence ATGATGAACCTGATCCATTGGCGCTTGCTGCTGGCGGTGGTGGACGCCGGCAACATCACCCATGCCGCCAAACAGGTGGGCATGACGCAGTCGGGCGCCAGCCAGGCCATCGCGCAGCTGAAACACCACCTGGGCGCGCCGCTGTTCACCCGCGAACGGCGCCAGAGCGTGCCCACCGCGCTGGGGCTGCGGGTGGCGCACGAGGCGCGCGCCATGCTGGCCGCGCACGGCCGCATCCAGGCGCTGGGGCGCGAGGCGTCCGGCGCGCCGGGCGGGGTGTTGCGGCTGGCCAGTTTCCCGATGGTTTTCTCGACCATCCTGCCGCCGGTGTTGCGGCGCTTTCGCCAATTGCATCCGGCCATCGAGGTGGTGCCGCTGGAAGCCAGCGACAGCGAGATCGAGACCTTGCTGGCGGCCGGCACCGTGGATGTGGGGGTGGTGCTCAATCCGCCCGCGCGGCGCGGCGCCTGTCCGCTGGGCGAGGACGACTGGGTGGCGGTGCTGCCGGCTTCGCATCCGCTGGCGCGCGGCGCGTCGGTGGCGCTGGCGCAACTGGCGGCGCAGCCGTTCGTGCTGGCCACGGGCGGTTGCAGCGTGCATGCGGCCAGCGTCGCGGCGGACGCCGGCCTGGCGCTGGCCGACGTGCGCGCCACGGTCATGGAATGGTCCAGCGCCTATGCGCTGGTGCGCGACAACGTCGGCGTGGCCCTGGTGCCCGAACTGACGCTGCCCGAGAACCGCCGCGGCCTGCGGGTGCTGCCCCTGGCGGCGCCGGTGCGGCGGCGTTTCGCGCTGGCGGCGTCGCCGCAGGCCGCCGGCTCGCCGGCGGCGCTGGCCCTGTTCGAGATGTTGCGGCAGGATGACAGCCGGGCCTGA